Proteins from one Desulfonema limicola genomic window:
- a CDS encoding type VI secretion system baseplate subunit TssF has translation MQIDDPLYKAFLEQVQELENFRMTYASVHPHVPMDRDDPDVKRMIEAMAFFSARTHRAGMNNIVSSQLRIFQQCFPYLLLPLPSMGMLKARLTGRFAEAVDIPKGCEFTFSTQDGKTALFLTLFSIRILPLFLTRAEMPYTPGKGFRLLLQLNAPYSRNEDIGKISFHINHLNNYKASLQVFHTLKQYIRKTSIVFDEKFSETKPGIPCSISFGPHEDQENIKSQNPVLKERFFFHFPMQELYLNIDCPAPPRNWSQIIICFDLDIKWPRNLILSKEVFHLYSIPVMNLKKEAAQPVLCDGTREEYPVFYSNPEKGFQIQELAGVYTVENQGMIPLRPGILSGGNNSYEIIQKTDLKTGIREHRLLLNMPEAFEKPKTIAVDAMWFQPEFSKNTNQQLNVQPYGRTLGGLEWETLGRIVPHNDNRFGADRENFLNLFILKNKPDLTLDDLFSILRAMGNVLQNEFKDVINLLTDMRVEHAPPKKNERAGSLRRVYYLKFAKLDPSFMPLVETFIIHVEKVLDGWLPETAVEIRIEVLEK, from the coding sequence CGTACCCACAGGGCTGGAATGAATAATATTGTAAGTTCCCAGCTAAGGATATTCCAGCAGTGTTTTCCATATCTTCTGCTTCCCCTTCCTTCAATGGGAATGCTTAAAGCCAGGCTGACAGGACGGTTTGCAGAAGCAGTTGATATTCCCAAAGGCTGCGAATTTACGTTTTCAACTCAGGATGGCAAAACAGCTTTATTCCTGACTCTTTTCAGCATAAGAATCCTGCCTCTTTTCCTGACCCGTGCAGAAATGCCATATACCCCGGGAAAAGGATTCAGGCTTTTGCTCCAGTTAAATGCTCCATATTCAAGAAATGAAGATATTGGCAAAATCAGCTTTCATATCAATCATCTTAATAATTACAAAGCATCTCTCCAGGTATTTCACACCCTTAAACAGTATATAAGGAAAACATCTATTGTTTTTGATGAAAAGTTCAGCGAAACCAAGCCAGGTATTCCCTGCAGTATTTCCTTTGGCCCCCATGAAGATCAGGAAAACATCAAGTCTCAAAATCCTGTTCTTAAAGAGCGTTTCTTTTTTCATTTTCCCATGCAGGAATTGTATCTTAATATTGACTGCCCTGCCCCGCCAAGAAACTGGAGCCAGATAATCATATGTTTTGATCTGGACATAAAATGGCCCCGCAATCTGATTTTAAGCAAAGAAGTCTTTCATCTGTATTCAATTCCAGTTATGAATCTTAAAAAAGAAGCTGCCCAGCCTGTTTTATGCGATGGAACCAGGGAGGAATATCCTGTTTTCTATTCTAATCCTGAAAAAGGATTTCAAATCCAGGAACTGGCAGGGGTTTATACTGTTGAAAATCAGGGCATGATTCCTTTAAGGCCGGGTATTCTTTCAGGAGGGAATAACTCCTATGAAATAATTCAAAAAACAGACCTTAAAACCGGCATAAGGGAACACAGGCTTCTTTTAAATATGCCTGAAGCTTTTGAAAAACCAAAGACCATTGCTGTTGATGCCATGTGGTTTCAGCCTGAATTTTCAAAAAATACAAATCAGCAGCTTAATGTACAGCCCTATGGCAGGACTCTGGGAGGCCTGGAATGGGAAACTCTGGGAAGGATTGTGCCTCATAATGATAACAGGTTTGGCGCTGACAGGGAGAATTTCCTGAATCTCTTTATCCTTAAAAACAAACCTGACCTGACTTTGGATGATCTGTTCAGTATTCTCAGGGCAATGGGAAATGTTTTGCAAAACGAGTTTAAGGATGTAATAAATCTTTTAACAGATATGCGTGTTGAACATGCTCCTCCTAAAAAAAATGAAAGAGCAGGTTCCCTGAGACGTGTTTATTATTTAAAATTTGCTAAACTTGATCCATCATTTATGCCCCTTGTAGAAACCTTTATAATCCATGTTGAAAAGGTTCTTGATGGATGGCTTCCTGAAACAGCAGTTGAAATCAGGATTGAAGTTTTGGAAAAATAA
- a CDS encoding DotU family type IV/VI secretion system protein, with product MKNTQWQSIHEVFSKMTELCGQLENMADQPYLKSLAPAPSGVSGDVNEKIVRVRADIRTHLEYLRVELAETLTEREAYLVLFPIVIYFDEMVQLKYLQAGQAWPSLQKELYQIDDGGVIFYETLDDILRKPNTLPFIYEVFYFCLNHGFKGKYNDDPVKISEYKNKLKTKLPVISTEKNAAFSDELLQIKTFGPPMWFYAGAAAIFGLCYFLIKVYAGNVKPI from the coding sequence ATGAAAAATACCCAGTGGCAGTCCATTCATGAAGTATTCAGTAAAATGACGGAACTTTGCGGCCAGTTGGAGAATATGGCAGACCAGCCTTATCTAAAATCCTTAGCCCCTGCACCTTCGGGAGTTTCTGGAGATGTTAATGAAAAGATTGTCAGGGTAAGAGCAGATATTCGTACTCACCTGGAATATCTAAGGGTTGAGCTTGCTGAAACCCTGACTGAAAGAGAAGCATACCTGGTACTTTTTCCCATTGTAATCTATTTTGATGAAATGGTGCAGTTAAAATATCTTCAAGCAGGCCAGGCATGGCCTTCACTCCAGAAGGAACTTTACCAGATAGATGACGGGGGTGTCATATTTTACGAAACCTTAGACGATATTTTACGCAAACCCAACACCCTGCCCTTTATCTATGAGGTTTTTTATTTCTGCCTGAATCATGGTTTTAAAGGAAAATATAATGATGACCCGGTTAAGATTAGTGAATATAAAAATAAATTAAAAACCAAGCTGCCTGTTATAAGTACAGAAAAAAACGCAGCATTTTCTGATGAATTATTACAAATCAAAACATTTGGACCGCCCATGTGGTTTTATGCCGGAGCTGCTGCCATATTTGGCTTATGTTATTTTCTCATAAAGGTATATGCAGGCAATGTCAAACCGATTTGA
- a CDS encoding type VI secretion system baseplate subunit TssG, producing the protein MYQNLEIKIKKRIHEFDPISLVRILEYMGYSQEDIRFKSNFSSASQKALIEDIEYYKTPVKQVIIIFNFGLLSAQSLLPSYFFKQVDSNNIDPQAFIDFIGFFDHHLIRNYLLNLYPEINKSLISDWEQTKGRYLRMLDFKSCSTLHFLFQLVFPELEVNAEKRTLKRLLETTFPRLGSSRLGDDAVFGKEITIPVPGVCVTLTAEDELTYTGQPWAKETGLRLDNLVFPLLRQVGIDVEIILVIRSQKSWAKLHEGSYLGYDKIRGGDLQYRRIKIFRGHLTGKTKCLTKP; encoded by the coding sequence ATGTATCAAAATCTTGAAATTAAAATAAAAAAGCGGATACATGAATTTGATCCCATATCCCTGGTACGTATTCTTGAATACATGGGATATTCGCAGGAAGATATCCGCTTTAAAAGCAATTTCAGTTCTGCTTCTCAAAAAGCATTGATTGAGGATATTGAATATTATAAAACCCCGGTAAAACAGGTTATTATTATTTTTAATTTTGGTTTGTTAAGCGCGCAGAGCCTTTTACCGTCTTATTTTTTTAAACAGGTTGATTCAAATAATATTGATCCCCAGGCTTTTATTGATTTTATCGGCTTTTTTGATCATCACCTGATTCGTAATTACCTGCTTAATCTTTATCCTGAGATTAATAAATCCTTGATTTCAGACTGGGAACAAACCAAGGGCCGTTATTTGAGAATGCTGGATTTTAAATCCTGCTCTACCCTGCACTTTCTTTTTCAGCTTGTTTTTCCAGAACTTGAAGTAAATGCAGAAAAAAGAACCCTTAAACGTCTGCTTGAAACCACATTTCCCCGCCTGGGATCAAGCAGGCTCGGCGATGATGCAGTTTTTGGAAAAGAGATTACAATACCGGTTCCAGGGGTCTGCGTAACGCTCACTGCTGAGGATGAACTTACATACACAGGACAGCCCTGGGCAAAGGAAACGGGCTTACGCCTGGATAACCTTGTATTCCCCTTGCTGCGCCAGGTGGGAATTGACGTTGAGATCATCCTTGTTATCAGATCTCAAAAAAGCTGGGCAAAACTTCATGAAGGAAGTTATCTGGGCTATGATAAAATCCGGGGCGGGGATCTGCAGTACCGGAGGATTAAAATATTCAGGGGACATTTAACAGGAAAGACCAAATGTTTAACGAAACCTTAA
- a CDS encoding DUF2397 family protein has product MGIISTKLEELTGDVESFISEVNAEIDAVQAEIGGIVDDAGAQLETIPPEIRAVGDEVNIQIESLKTEVSENESWLISMIESAKTKAIEKSPDGLIPDQTFDKTESIKSEISQGAGSITDTLDSINEGLAQNMDTFFSRIESVQTEVTDQVNTIRGTIDENLDMLQDQVNVSAEGFRSRIDQMRETITQTEESLKQLAEDASSAMETLAATVRDKIAEFRAQIESAVETARSTIESIQNQVTDFKVTVMSTFEALWQEVANLQETFTSFIDLLKSMLDKITEMLGAIKADGLPAALVEPAITAVQQVISTISEQITKACTSAGEQMAALKTQIEEQVAAVSTQAVEAINKFKEPLIKQLDQIIETIMTQIDQINQQIDQIITSSLEQFETLKSQAMEKIEQIKTQIEEKVDALIETVREQIQNLKTRVVDAISGFRTQIADIRTQANDKVTAFHTKISEEIENIKTAVTSSIDQVKERMASFREQMAGKIEGI; this is encoded by the coding sequence ATGGGTATAATAAGCACAAAACTCGAAGAACTTACAGGAGATGTTGAATCCTTTATCAGTGAGGTAAATGCCGAGATTGATGCGGTTCAGGCTGAAATAGGCGGGATTGTTGATGATGCAGGTGCCCAGCTTGAAACCATACCCCCTGAAATCAGGGCTGTTGGTGATGAAGTAAATATTCAGATTGAATCCCTGAAAACCGAGGTATCTGAAAATGAGTCCTGGCTTATCAGTATGATTGAATCTGCAAAAACAAAGGCAATAGAAAAATCTCCTGACGGTCTTATTCCTGATCAAACCTTTGATAAAACAGAATCTATTAAATCGGAAATCAGCCAGGGTGCCGGGTCAATAACTGATACCCTGGATTCCATAAATGAAGGGTTAGCCCAGAATATGGACACCTTTTTTTCCAGGATAGAGAGTGTTCAAACCGAGGTAACAGACCAGGTTAATACAATACGGGGAACTATTGATGAAAATCTTGATATGCTTCAAGATCAGGTTAATGTCAGCGCTGAAGGTTTTCGTTCAAGGATTGATCAAATGAGAGAAACTATAACCCAGACAGAGGAAAGTCTAAAACAGCTTGCAGAAGATGCATCATCAGCAATGGAAACCTTAGCTGCCACTGTCAGGGACAAGATAGCGGAATTTCGCGCCCAGATAGAATCAGCCGTTGAAACAGCCCGCTCAACCATAGAATCCATCCAGAACCAGGTAACGGATTTCAAGGTTACAGTCATGAGTACATTTGAAGCCCTGTGGCAGGAGGTGGCAAATCTTCAGGAAACCTTTACTTCATTTATTGATCTTCTCAAATCCATGCTCGACAAGATAACAGAGATGCTTGGAGCAATCAAGGCAGACGGTCTGCCCGCTGCCCTGGTAGAGCCTGCCATAACAGCAGTCCAGCAGGTTATTTCAACAATTTCCGAGCAGATAACCAAAGCCTGCACAAGTGCAGGAGAACAGATGGCAGCTCTTAAAACCCAGATAGAAGAACAGGTGGCAGCAGTAAGCACCCAGGCAGTGGAGGCTATTAACAAGTTTAAAGAGCCTCTAATCAAGCAGCTTGATCAGATTATTGAAACAATAATGACCCAGATTGACCAGATAAATCAGCAGATTGACCAGATCATCACCAGTTCTCTGGAACAGTTTGAAACCTTAAAATCCCAGGCAATGGAAAAAATAGAACAGATAAAAACACAGATTGAAGAAAAGGTTGATGCTCTTATCGAAACTGTCAGGGAACAGATTCAAAACCTGAAAACCAGGGTAGTTGATGCAATATCAGGCTTTAGAACACAGATTGCAGATATAAGAACCCAGGCTAATGATAAGGTTACAGCATTTCACACAAAAATCAGTGAGGAAATTGAAAATATAAAAACTGCTGTTACAAGCAGTATAGACCAGGTAAAGGAGCGTATGGCTTCTTTCAGGGAGCAGATGGCGGGTAAGATTGAGGGGATATAG
- a CDS encoding lipase family protein encodes MSCPPYLLNIDLCILAYQLYHQSVIWPLDPWYERLARKSSNRRDNFMAKIYESAQIFSNNEGYSGPGIVRGWRTNTNLDPVITNYKQLNPRLPAFSRDASNFLAIRSPKYITDNIQTVSLARYTGEPGENTMQSGTEIIEICDYPNGTDHLIAFEGGTGNTKGVPAWSIMGFVLMRKRPDGNQHDVHIVFRGSRSGSAARALTQAFFGGYGNPDWVTDMDNMSHVNDTAISKAGNMCRGFSKAVKTSFGTIVTAIERISGFYGVPQSITVSGHSLGAALAAQFTSAIALGSFGDVLRNMGTAKIKNWPWDHINCITYAQPSVGSNMYANNTNMLINGRHIWINGDFVVWGGEVKRSNTVVAKANFHIGKGVKLDPPQSRLNKENVHEPHLIRMAMIENAERIRPLNAEYKTKATWAYYKSFFKMYKGQSKSYGFPVPFITDKNIRSVLLLYHFGIEFEEFMKIFKEVIVMKSSYKMRLPFTKTKKSLEKRSARLQVALRGMRDKMTGQTKENLLNRIETDITALEGTQGTNTDKYLGIGIILNAFQRSSLTLDEFNSRPKLKKCLEFEI; translated from the coding sequence ATGAGTTGTCCCCCATATCTGCTTAATATTGATCTTTGCATACTTGCTTATCAATTGTATCACCAATCAGTAATATGGCCTTTAGATCCCTGGTATGAAAGATTAGCTCGAAAAAGTTCAAATCGACGTGATAATTTTATGGCAAAAATTTATGAATCAGCTCAAATTTTTTCAAATAATGAAGGATACAGTGGTCCAGGAATTGTTAGAGGGTGGCGAACCAATACAAATCTTGATCCGGTCATTACAAATTACAAACAGTTAAATCCTCGCCTGCCTGCATTTTCTCGAGATGCTAGTAATTTTTTGGCGATTAGGTCTCCGAAATATATTACCGATAATATTCAAACTGTATCGCTTGCCAGATATACCGGAGAGCCTGGAGAAAACACAATGCAGTCTGGAACTGAAATTATAGAAATCTGTGATTACCCAAATGGTACCGACCATCTTATTGCTTTTGAAGGAGGTACTGGTAATACTAAAGGAGTTCCAGCATGGAGCATAATGGGATTTGTACTCATGAGAAAACGGCCAGACGGAAATCAGCACGATGTACATATTGTTTTCCGAGGAAGCCGTAGTGGTAGTGCTGCACGAGCTCTTACTCAAGCTTTTTTTGGGGGGTATGGTAACCCGGATTGGGTTACTGATATGGATAATATGAGTCATGTAAACGATACAGCGATAAGTAAAGCCGGAAATATGTGTCGCGGTTTTTCTAAAGCTGTTAAAACCAGTTTTGGAACAATTGTAACTGCTATTGAGAGAATATCCGGATTTTATGGTGTACCTCAGTCAATTACTGTTTCAGGACACAGCTTGGGGGCAGCTCTGGCTGCTCAATTTACAAGTGCCATAGCCTTGGGTTCATTTGGTGATGTATTAAGAAATATGGGAACCGCAAAAATTAAGAATTGGCCGTGGGATCATATTAATTGTATAACTTATGCCCAGCCTTCTGTGGGTAGTAATATGTATGCAAATAACACCAATATGCTCATTAATGGCCGCCATATATGGATTAACGGAGATTTTGTCGTTTGGGGAGGAGAAGTAAAAAGATCAAATACAGTAGTTGCAAAAGCAAATTTTCATATTGGCAAGGGTGTCAAGCTTGATCCACCGCAGTCTCGTCTTAATAAGGAAAATGTTCATGAGCCGCATCTCATTCGTATGGCTATGATAGAAAATGCAGAAAGAATTCGACCCCTCAACGCTGAATATAAAACAAAGGCGACTTGGGCTTATTACAAGAGTTTTTTTAAAATGTATAAAGGGCAGTCAAAAAGTTATGGATTTCCCGTACCTTTTATTACGGATAAGAATATTAGAAGCGTGTTACTTCTTTACCATTTTGGAATTGAGTTCGAAGAATTTATGAAAATTTTCAAAGAAGTTATAGTGATGAAGAGTAGTTATAAAATGCGACTACCTTTTACAAAAACAAAGAAATCTCTCGAAAAACGAAGTGCAAGACTTCAAGTAGCGCTTCGGGGTATGCGCGATAAAATGACTGGCCAAACAAAAGAAAACCTTTTGAACAGGATTGAAACGGATATTACTGCTTTAGAAGGTACCCAAGGGACGAATACAGATAAATATTTGGGAATAGGTATTATCCTGAACGCATTTCAACGTTCCAGTTTGACACTGGATGAGTTCAACTCACGACCAAAACTGAAGAAATGTCTAGAATTTGAGATATAA
- a CDS encoding type VI secretion system protein IglI family protein, whose product MNIEILLGQSLEITETPGLETFDPRFTDITTLVQEGNYEQAAVQSQEILEQGIYDIRIIGYFLYGVFLEQGIVSLAPVFETISGILTDNWEAVGPVKNLDKHTANTIKWFAAQLNKKLEYEENKKEAVWDTWSQETDSDQVQEAMDALEKLQRSLGMTLEDKAGPLVDNMMKINAWLRSFYQIVYREPEPEPEPEEEPEEYEEYIEEEPETPGVKTQAASLSGTAPAGSIPAEGSYHLQVLLQKLDAFDRLISAEKFHLAALAADDINTIIANFDPKIYFPKIFARFSLLFARHISELIAHEQHKGSVEWMALQELYKVDLESFVGFDAEIQFSSSQFAGSEYQGQNEEYYEEQHGQDTDY is encoded by the coding sequence ATGAACATTGAAATTCTCCTGGGACAGTCCCTGGAAATAACCGAAACTCCAGGGCTTGAAACCTTTGATCCCCGCTTTACCGACATAACAACCCTGGTGCAGGAAGGAAATTATGAACAGGCAGCAGTCCAGTCACAAGAAATTCTTGAACAGGGTATATATGATATACGAATCATAGGCTATTTTTTATATGGGGTTTTTCTTGAACAGGGAATTGTATCTCTTGCACCGGTTTTTGAAACCATTTCAGGCATTCTGACAGATAACTGGGAAGCAGTAGGCCCTGTAAAAAACCTTGATAAACATACAGCAAACACCATTAAATGGTTTGCAGCCCAGTTGAACAAAAAACTGGAGTATGAGGAAAACAAAAAAGAGGCTGTATGGGATACCTGGTCACAGGAAACTGACAGCGATCAGGTACAGGAGGCTATGGATGCCCTGGAAAAACTCCAACGCTCTCTGGGCATGACCCTTGAAGACAAAGCCGGTCCCCTGGTTGATAACATGATGAAGATTAATGCCTGGCTTCGTTCATTCTATCAGATAGTTTACAGAGAGCCGGAACCTGAACCAGAGCCGGAAGAGGAACCAGAAGAATATGAAGAATATATAGAAGAAGAACCTGAAACACCAGGCGTAAAAACCCAGGCAGCATCATTATCAGGTACTGCACCAGCCGGCAGTATCCCGGCAGAAGGCTCATATCATTTGCAGGTATTGCTCCAGAAATTAGATGCATTTGATCGTCTTATCAGTGCGGAAAAATTCCACCTGGCTGCCCTGGCAGCTGACGACATTAATACCATTATTGCAAATTTTGACCCCAAGATATATTTCCCCAAGATATTTGCAAGATTTTCACTGCTTTTTGCCCGTCATATTTCAGAGCTTATTGCACATGAACAGCATAAAGGCAGTGTGGAATGGATGGCATTGCAGGAGTTGTATAAGGTTGATCTGGAAAGTTTTGTGGGTTTTGATGCAGAAATTCAATTTTCATCATCTCAATTTGCGGGCAGCGAGTATCAAGGGCAGAACGAGGAATATTATGAAGAACAGCATGGCCAAGATACTGATTATTAA
- a CDS encoding addiction module protein, with product MRLEEIRQEINKLDMSDKILLIADVWDTIAQSNKELPMPEWQKKELDLRYKLYKAGKQNLHDWVSVHESLRKKYR from the coding sequence ATGAGACTGGAAGAAATCAGACAGGAAATAAATAAGTTGGATATGTCTGACAAAATTTTGCTGATAGCAGACGTGTGGGATACCATTGCCCAAAGCAATAAGGAACTTCCAATGCCTGAATGGCAGAAAAAGGAGCTTGATCTGAGATATAAATTGTATAAGGCAGGCAAACAGAATCTTCATGACTGGGTATCAGTCCATGAAAGTCTCAGGAAAAAATACAGATGA
- a CDS encoding putative toxin-antitoxin system toxin component, PIN family, whose translation MKIYQIIIDTNVLVAALRSINGTSFRLLKLLQNEDERFQINVSTSLILEYEAVLKREIHRQDKDISMIDHFIDDIVSVANRYSIFYLLRPYLKDADDDFILELAFTCSADFIVTYNTSNFKKAKFFGVEIINPKEFLQKIGEIS comes from the coding sequence TTGAAAATATATCAAATAATAATAGATACAAATGTACTTGTAGCTGCATTACGATCCATTAACGGTACTTCTTTCCGCCTGTTGAAATTATTGCAGAATGAAGACGAACGTTTTCAGATTAATGTTTCGACATCTCTTATTCTTGAATATGAAGCCGTTCTTAAAAGAGAGATTCACCGACAGGATAAAGATATTTCGATGATAGATCATTTTATTGATGATATAGTTTCAGTAGCAAACAGATATTCAATATTTTATCTGCTGAGACCTTACCTGAAAGATGCTGATGATGACTTTATTCTGGAATTGGCTTTTACATGTTCCGCAGATTTTATTGTTACATATAATACAAGCAATTTCAAAAAGGCTAAATTTTTCGGGGTAGAAATTATAAACCCCAAAGAATTTCTTCAAAAAATAGGAGAAATATCATGA
- a CDS encoding nucleotidyl transferase AbiEii/AbiGii toxin family protein: MFDEKINQMLKRYEFNSIHDHENALKEIIQEVVLLGLWRSKFYEKAVFYGGSALRILYKLERFSEDLDFSLIAPEKEFDIKKYLNAVKSELELWGFEVSAEEKNKKNKNTIESAFIKANTLIHLIKIDTNLKTHRNAVMKIKLEVDIEPAAGFTSEVKYHLHPIPFTIKTMALSSLFAGKMHALLCRTRQTNIKGRDWYDLVWFIKNKIPCDLNYLKNKMAQTGHIDTSELLTKEKLASFLYEKIKEINFDLAKNDVEPFFKSSGQREELGLWSKAFFSDYLVQEILVHTVSST; this comes from the coding sequence ATGTTTGATGAAAAAATTAACCAAATGCTAAAAAGGTATGAATTCAATTCGATTCATGATCATGAGAATGCTCTGAAAGAGATCATACAAGAAGTCGTTTTGCTTGGTTTGTGGCGGTCTAAATTTTATGAAAAAGCAGTTTTTTATGGTGGAAGCGCATTGAGAATTCTATATAAACTGGAACGTTTCTCTGAAGATTTGGATTTTTCTTTAATCGCCCCGGAAAAAGAATTTGATATTAAAAAATATCTTAATGCAGTTAAATCCGAACTGGAATTGTGGGGTTTTGAGGTTTCTGCTGAAGAAAAAAATAAAAAGAACAAAAATACGATCGAATCAGCTTTTATTAAGGCGAACACATTGATTCATTTAATAAAAATTGATACCAATTTAAAAACGCATAGAAATGCTGTTATGAAAATCAAACTTGAAGTTGATATTGAACCTGCTGCCGGATTTACAAGTGAAGTCAAATATCATCTTCATCCTATCCCATTTACAATTAAAACCATGGCCTTGTCCAGTTTGTTTGCCGGGAAAATGCATGCATTGTTATGCCGAACAAGACAAACAAATATTAAAGGGCGAGACTGGTATGACTTGGTTTGGTTTATAAAAAATAAAATTCCGTGTGATCTGAATTATCTTAAGAATAAAATGGCACAAACAGGGCATATTGATACATCCGAATTGTTGACCAAAGAAAAGCTTGCTAGTTTTTTATATGAGAAAATAAAAGAAATCAATTTCGATCTGGCAAAAAATGATGTTGAACCATTTTTTAAAAGTTCAGGACAGCGGGAAGAATTAGGTCTATGGTCAAAAGCATTTTTTTCTGATTATCTGGTTCAGGAAATTCTTGTTCACACGGTATCGTCAACTTGA
- a CDS encoding type IV toxin-antitoxin system AbiEi family antitoxin domain-containing protein, with the protein MKKLISLPAEFDYNLLLHALRDYKKPRDKIRGLTRGKDIIRVKKGLYVLGKDYNKPYNKYVLSNLIYGPSYITGQTALEFWNMIPERVELIISMTTKRKKKFETPVGSFSYLYCPKPAFPIGIKLENAGDEKNFLIASSEKALCDIVAMQTHIKSQKEMQEFLELMRLNPGFYENLNYSLLEEIETGYHRQPLRLLVKSLKDSYV; encoded by the coding sequence ATGAAGAAATTAATTTCGTTACCGGCAGAATTTGATTACAATTTATTGTTACACGCTTTAAGGGATTACAAAAAACCAAGGGATAAAATCAGGGGGCTTACCCGGGGCAAAGATATCATAAGGGTTAAAAAAGGTCTCTATGTTTTGGGCAAGGACTATAATAAACCTTACAACAAGTATGTATTGTCAAATCTGATTTATGGACCGTCTTATATTACGGGTCAAACCGCTTTGGAATTTTGGAACATGATACCGGAACGCGTTGAGCTTATCATCAGTATGACAACGAAAAGAAAGAAGAAATTTGAAACTCCGGTTGGCAGTTTTTCCTATTTGTATTGCCCTAAACCTGCCTTTCCAATTGGTATTAAACTCGAAAATGCGGGAGATGAAAAAAATTTTCTAATCGCGTCCTCAGAAAAAGCACTATGTGATATTGTTGCAATGCAAACTCATATTAAATCACAAAAGGAAATGCAGGAATTCCTCGAATTAATGCGATTGAACCCAGGTTTTTACGAGAACCTTAATTATTCATTATTAGAAGAAATTGAGACTGGATATCATAGGCAACCTTTAAGGTTATTAGTTAAGAGTTTAAAGGACAGTTATGTTTGA